A section of the Deinococcus cellulosilyticus NBRC 106333 = KACC 11606 genome encodes:
- a CDS encoding phosphoglucomutase/phosphomannomutase family protein: MIKFGTDGWRDIIADRFTFENVRIVAQAYARHILRQGGKRVVVGHDTRFLADRFAAAAAQTLAANGLEVYLSGCYVPTPVLSFAVKHLQADGGVMLSASHNPPEYCGFKLKGAYGGSATPEMVKDVERHLGETPAVFDPAQHTVQTFDVQEAYYQHLSDLLDLETLRRFTGTFYHDSMGGAGCGWISGFLKHARLDGIKLQELHATPNPMFYGVNPEPLPQNLAETMQVMQSAPVDSFAAVTDGDADRIGAVVAGGQFFNSHQIFAVLLRHLHDRGLRGRVVQTVSVSGLIAALSEKLGLEVTTTPIGFKYITEEMLQGDILIGGEESGGLGVKGHLPERDGILNGLLMMEAVARSGKSLSELFREVEDLTGLKHAYDRIDLKLPSLAIKDQMMQKLNTPGPVAGREVLSIDTRDGIKWFLQGGAWVMFRASGTEPVLRVYAEAGSEEAVQEILQAALHLLGA; encoded by the coding sequence ATGATCAAGTTTGGCACCGACGGATGGCGGGACATCATCGCCGACCGGTTCACCTTCGAAAATGTTCGCATTGTTGCCCAGGCCTATGCCCGTCACATCCTCAGGCAGGGAGGAAAACGGGTGGTGGTGGGCCATGACACCCGCTTTCTGGCAGACCGTTTTGCTGCCGCAGCAGCACAGACACTGGCTGCCAATGGCCTGGAAGTGTACCTGTCTGGCTGTTACGTTCCCACTCCGGTGCTGTCTTTTGCGGTCAAACACCTGCAGGCCGACGGTGGGGTGATGCTGAGTGCTTCACACAATCCCCCCGAATACTGTGGCTTCAAACTCAAGGGCGCTTATGGGGGCAGCGCCACGCCTGAGATGGTGAAAGACGTTGAGCGGCATCTGGGGGAAACCCCTGCTGTTTTTGATCCTGCACAGCACACGGTACAGACTTTTGACGTGCAGGAAGCTTATTACCAGCACCTCTCTGACCTGCTGGACCTGGAGACTTTACGCAGGTTCACGGGCACCTTCTACCACGACAGCATGGGCGGAGCAGGCTGCGGCTGGATTTCGGGGTTCCTGAAACACGCTCGCCTGGACGGCATCAAACTTCAGGAACTTCATGCAACTCCAAACCCGATGTTTTACGGGGTCAATCCAGAGCCCCTGCCCCAGAACCTGGCAGAAACCATGCAGGTGATGCAATCTGCCCCCGTTGACAGTTTCGCTGCGGTGACAGATGGGGATGCTGACCGCATCGGGGCAGTGGTGGCTGGAGGACAGTTCTTCAACTCCCACCAGATTTTTGCTGTGCTGCTCAGGCACCTGCATGACCGGGGGTTGCGTGGCCGTGTGGTCCAGACCGTTTCGGTGTCCGGCCTGATTGCTGCACTGTCTGAGAAACTTGGGCTGGAGGTCACCACCACCCCCATTGGTTTCAAGTACATCACCGAGGAGATGCTGCAGGGGGACATTCTGATCGGAGGCGAAGAGTCAGGAGGTCTGGGGGTGAAAGGACACCTGCCCGAACGGGACGGCATCCTGAATGGCCTTCTGATGATGGAAGCGGTGGCCCGGTCCGGGAAAAGCCTCTCTGAACTCTTCCGTGAGGTGGAAGACCTCACAGGCCTGAAGCACGCCTATGACCGCATCGACCTGAAACTGCCCAGTCTCGCCATCAAGGACCAGATGATGCAAAAACTGAACACCCCCGGTCCGGTGGCCGGACGGGAGGTGCTGAGCATCGATACCAGAGACGGCATCAAGTGGTTTTTGCAGGGTGGTGCCTGGGTCATGTTCCGCGCCTCAGGGACCGAGCCCGTGCTGCGGGTTTATGCCGAAGCAGGATCAGAAGAGGCCGTTCAGGAGATTCTGCAGGCTGCCCTGCACCTGCTTGGTGCCTGA
- a CDS encoding mannose-1-phosphate guanylyltransferase produces MTKDLNMQTLPFIPVILAGGSGERFWPLSRKARPKQFLTLDGGQHSLLQATAKRLEGLATEMDCVFVVTSNDYRSLVLEQLPDLPLENLLVEPQARDTAPAVLYAALTVAQHHPDAVMGIFTSDHRIGNERAFHQVIRDAARLAAETASIVTLGITPTYPATGYGYIERAEQVMAFEENVGYRVARFTEKPDAQTAEAFLGTGRFSWNSGIFVCTVQTLLEEYRTHQPELYATLSEAMKVRGKVREVFPTLKKISIDYAILEKSSRVMVIPAEFDWDDLGDWNALERLLRSESQNVSVGRHVGLDTEGAILYTTGGDDLIVTIGLEDVVVVRTSEVTLVVRKDRTQDIKKVVQQIKAHPELHRFA; encoded by the coding sequence ATGACCAAGGACCTGAACATGCAAACCCTCCCTTTTATCCCTGTCATTCTGGCAGGGGGCAGCGGTGAACGCTTCTGGCCGCTGTCCAGAAAAGCCAGACCCAAACAATTTCTCACACTTGATGGTGGACAGCACAGCCTCCTTCAGGCCACAGCAAAGCGCCTGGAAGGCCTCGCCACCGAAATGGATTGTGTATTTGTGGTGACCAGCAACGACTACCGTTCGCTGGTGCTTGAGCAGCTTCCCGACCTGCCCCTTGAGAACCTGCTGGTGGAACCCCAGGCCAGAGACACTGCTCCTGCGGTGCTCTATGCGGCCCTGACGGTTGCCCAGCACCATCCAGATGCCGTGATGGGCATTTTCACCTCCGATCACCGGATTGGCAATGAGCGGGCTTTCCATCAGGTCATTCGGGATGCCGCCCGACTTGCTGCCGAAACCGCCTCCATCGTGACCCTGGGCATCACCCCGACGTATCCAGCCACAGGTTATGGCTACATTGAAAGGGCCGAGCAGGTGATGGCTTTCGAGGAGAATGTGGGGTACCGGGTGGCCCGCTTCACCGAAAAGCCTGACGCCCAGACCGCTGAAGCTTTCCTGGGCACCGGGCGTTTCTCCTGGAACAGTGGAATTTTTGTGTGCACCGTGCAGACCCTGCTGGAAGAATACCGCACCCACCAGCCTGAACTTTATGCCACCCTCAGTGAAGCCATGAAGGTGCGGGGCAAAGTGCGGGAGGTGTTCCCGACCCTCAAGAAAATCAGCATTGATTACGCCATCCTGGAGAAATCCTCCCGGGTGATGGTGATTCCCGCAGAGTTCGACTGGGATGACCTTGGGGACTGGAATGCCCTGGAGCGCCTGTTACGTTCTGAGTCACAGAATGTGTCTGTGGGACGGCATGTGGGCCTGGACACCGAAGGTGCTATTCTTTATACGACAGGTGGAGACGACCTGATTGTCACCATAGGACTGGAAGATGTGGTGGTGGTGCGCACCAGTGAAGTGACACTGGTGGTGAGAAAAGACCGGACCCAGGACATCAAGAAAGTGGTCCAGCAGATCAAAGCCCATCCCGAACTCCATCGGTTTGCGTAA